One Thermoanaerobacterales bacterium genomic region harbors:
- the rpmC gene encoding 50S ribosomal protein L29 — ELFRLRFQMATGQLDNPMRLKDVRRRIARLRTIIRERELNIKRA, encoded by the coding sequence ATGAACTCTTCCGGCTCCGCTTTCAGATGGCTACCGGACAGCTTGATAACCCGATGCGGCTGAAGGACGTGCGGCGTCGGATCGCCCGGCTGCGGACCATCATCCGGGAAAGAGAGCTTAACATCAAGCGCGCGTAA